A window of Ruania suaedae contains these coding sequences:
- a CDS encoding sensor histidine kinase: MEQAWLMIGVGVLGLFVGASAALAFRVSERSQRGSAVSEPENRVLDDDVAALLAALRSLSVLVGPSGEVIRAAPGAYTDGLVRSGRLAHPPLEELVERVRRSGSSHDEQMIVPRSQVPGSDRLAFDVRAAPLTGGRVLVLAEDRTAERRVEEVRRDFVANVSHELKTPVGAIALLAETAADAAEDPEAVRRFAAGMQRETARLSALVQEIIELSRLQAPEHEVDFVQVPLEAVVAEAVDRVAVEAQARDVTIVVGGQEALRVQGDHALLVTALRNLLDNALRYSPTGTRVSVGMREVDGIVEVAVVDQGVGLSAEDASRVFERFYRVDPARSRETGGTGLGLSIVKHVAANHGGEVRVWSTPGRGSTFTLRIPLADPEPAPDPSPQHPANPIGPAGDGAERENT; encoded by the coding sequence GTGGAGCAGGCATGGCTGATGATCGGCGTCGGCGTGCTCGGCCTGTTCGTCGGGGCGAGCGCGGCGCTCGCCTTCCGCGTGTCCGAACGAAGCCAGCGTGGCTCGGCCGTCTCAGAACCGGAGAATCGCGTGCTCGATGACGACGTCGCAGCCCTGTTGGCAGCGCTGCGCTCGCTGTCGGTCCTCGTCGGGCCCTCCGGTGAGGTGATCCGGGCGGCGCCCGGTGCCTACACCGACGGTCTGGTCCGCAGCGGCCGGCTGGCCCATCCGCCGCTGGAGGAACTGGTGGAGCGGGTGCGTCGCAGCGGCTCCAGCCACGATGAGCAGATGATCGTCCCGCGCTCGCAGGTGCCGGGCTCGGACCGGCTCGCCTTCGACGTGCGCGCCGCCCCCCTGACTGGCGGGCGGGTGCTGGTCCTCGCCGAGGACCGCACCGCCGAGCGCAGGGTGGAGGAGGTCCGGCGCGACTTCGTCGCGAACGTCTCGCACGAGCTGAAGACCCCGGTCGGCGCCATCGCGCTGCTGGCGGAGACCGCCGCCGACGCGGCGGAGGACCCCGAGGCCGTGCGCCGGTTCGCGGCCGGGATGCAGCGCGAGACCGCCCGCCTGTCCGCCCTGGTGCAGGAGATCATCGAGCTCTCCCGGCTGCAGGCGCCCGAGCACGAGGTGGACTTCGTCCAGGTGCCGCTCGAGGCAGTGGTCGCCGAGGCCGTGGACCGGGTGGCCGTGGAGGCCCAGGCCCGCGATGTCACGATCGTGGTCGGTGGGCAGGAGGCCCTGCGGGTCCAGGGCGATCACGCGCTGCTCGTCACCGCGCTGCGCAATCTGCTCGACAACGCCCTGCGGTACTCCCCGACGGGCACCCGGGTGAGCGTCGGCATGCGCGAGGTGGACGGGATCGTCGAGGTCGCCGTCGTGGACCAGGGCGTGGGCCTGTCGGCGGAGGACGCCAGCCGGGTCTTCGAGCGCTTCTACCGGGTGGACCCGGCCCGCTCGCGCGAGACCGGCGGCACCGGCCTGGGGCTGTCCATCGTCAAGCACGTGGCCGCCAACCACGGCGGGGAGGTGCGTGTGTGGTCGACCCCCGGCCGGGGCTCGACCTTCACGCTGCGGATCCCGCTGGCCGATCCGGAGCCCGCCCCCGACCCATCCCCCCAGCACCCGGCCAATCCGATCGGACCGGCCGGCGACGGCGCAGAAAGAGAGAACACGTGA
- a CDS encoding response regulator transcription factor, whose protein sequence is MTRILLVEDEDSYREPLTYQLTREGFEVVAVATGSDALVEFDRASVDLVLLDLMLPGLSGVEVCRELRQRSAVPVIMLTAKDSEIDKVVGLEIGADDYVTKPYSFRELLARIRAVLRRGSEGSGEVAEPSVLAVGRIRMDTDRHEVTVGGDPMALPLREFELLELFLRNPDRVLTRGQLIDRVWGADYVGDTKTLDVHVKRIRAKIEQDPVQPQVLVTVRGLGYKLVAER, encoded by the coding sequence GTGACCCGCATCCTGCTCGTCGAGGACGAGGACTCCTATCGCGAGCCCCTCACCTACCAACTCACCCGCGAGGGGTTCGAGGTGGTGGCCGTCGCCACGGGCTCGGACGCCCTCGTGGAGTTCGACCGCGCGAGCGTCGACCTGGTGCTGCTGGACCTGATGCTGCCCGGTCTGTCCGGGGTGGAGGTGTGCCGGGAGCTGCGCCAGCGCAGCGCGGTGCCGGTGATCATGCTGACCGCCAAGGACAGCGAGATCGACAAGGTCGTCGGACTCGAGATCGGCGCCGACGACTACGTCACCAAGCCCTACTCCTTCCGGGAGCTGCTGGCCCGCATCCGCGCGGTCCTGCGGCGTGGGTCGGAGGGGAGCGGCGAGGTGGCCGAGCCGTCGGTGCTCGCCGTCGGCCGGATCCGGATGGACACCGACCGGCACGAGGTGACCGTCGGCGGTGATCCGATGGCGCTGCCGCTGCGCGAGTTCGAACTGCTCGAGCTCTTCCTGCGCAACCCGGACCGGGTGCTCACGCGCGGCCAGCTCATCGATCGCGTGTGGGGTGCCGACTACGTGGGCGACACCAAGACCCTCGACGTCCACGTCAAGCGGATCCGGGCGAAGATCGAGCAGGATCCGGTCCAGCCGCAGGTGCTCGTCACCGTGCGCGGCCTGGGGTACAAGCTGGTGGCCGAGCGCTGA